One window of the Zea mays cultivar B73 chromosome 3, Zm-B73-REFERENCE-NAM-5.0, whole genome shotgun sequence genome contains the following:
- the LOC100192026 gene encoding Heparanase-like protein 1 precursor, producing MEHVDPISLGPWIPSLRPTPFQGSGSMRLWSLFLLPLLCLPARVRSEDYADATVIVRGSETIASTSDEFVCATIDWWPPEKCNYDQCPWERASVLNLDLTNPLLAKAIQAFSPLRIRVGGSLQDQVLYGTPNLGLPCDPFTKVSSGLFGFSQGCITLERWDDINDMFLKTGAVVTFGLNALRGRQQTRKGVWGGPWNSSNAREFIEYTVLKNYPIDSWEFGNELSGSGVGASVSAEQYGKDLVELQTIISELYGDSNKPLVVAPGGFYDQKWFAQLLDVSGPNVLNAMTHHIYNLGAGNDPQVPNRILNPQYLSRTSDTFRSLQLTIQRHGPWSAPWVGESGGAYNSGSRLVSNTFLNSFWYLDQLGQSAKYDTKVYCRQTLIGGNYGLLDTETFVPNPDYYSALLWHQLMGTGVLSVDISGSSYLRAYVHCAKQKGGVTLLLLNLHRTMGFMVSVRNDLNVNLAEGQGIRRDSAFVHGLKRTVSWVGSKASDGFSKREEYHLSSKDGNPFARTMLLNGAPLELTEDGGIPSLYPVEVSVNSPIYVAPLTIAFVVFPDFEAEACGR from the exons ATGGAACATGTTGATCCTATAAGTCTGGGCCCTTGGATCCCGTCTCTGCGCCCAACACCATTTCAGG GTTCTGGAAGCATGAGGTTATGGTCTCTCTTTCTCTTGCCTCTGCTCTGTCTACCTGCGCGGGTTCGATCAGAGGATTACGCGGATGCAACTGTCATTGTTCGAGGCTCTGAGACGATTGCTTCGACCAGTGATGAGTTTGTTTGCGCCACCATTGATTGGTGGCCTCCAGAGAAGTGTAACTACGACCAGTGTCCATGGGAAAGGGCTTCTGTCTTAAATCTG GACTTGACTAATCCTTTGCTGGCTAAAGCTATCCAAG CCTTCAGTCCGCTGCGCATCAGAGTTGGAGGCTCCTTACAAGATCAAGTGTTATATGGCACACCAAATTTAGGATTGCCATGCGACCCATTTACAAAGGTTTCAAGTGGCCTTTTTGGGTTTTCTCAAGGATGCATAACATTGGAAAGATGGGATGATATTAATGATATGTTCCTGAAAACTGG TGCAGTTGTTACATTCGGTCTCAACGCGCTTCGAGGAAGACAGCAGACAAGAAAAGGTGTCTGGGGTGGTCCCTGGAATTCTAGCAATGCTCGAGAATTCATTGAATATACCGTTTTAAAGAACTATCCTATCGATTCTTGGGAATTTG GGAATGAATTGAGCGGAAGTGGAGTTGGTGCGAGTGTGTCAGCTGAACAATATGGAAAAGATCTAGTTGAACTCCAAACCATCATCAGCGAGCTATACGGAGATTCCAACAAACCACTGGTTGTAGCCCCAGGAGGATTTTATGACCAGaaatggtttgctcagctcctcgATGTCTCCGGGCCAAATGTTCTCAACGCAATGACTCATCATATTTACAATCTTGGTGCTG GTAATGATCCACAGGTTCCAAACAGAATTTTGAACCCGCAGTATCTGAGCCGGACTTCCGACACATTCAGAAGTCTCCAACTCACCATACAGCGCCATGGACCATGGTCTGCTCCATGGGTTGGTGAATCTGGTGGTGCATATAACAGTGGCAGCCGGCTCGTGTCCAATACTTTTCTCAATAGCTTCTG GTATCTTGATCAGCTGGGTCAGTCAGCAAAGTATGACACCAAGGTCTACTGCAGACAGACGCTGATTGGTGGCAATTACGGCCTTCTTGACACCGAGACTTTCGTACCAAACCCGGATTACTACAG TGCCTTGTTGTGGCATCAGCTCATGGGGACAGGAGTTCTTTCTGTAGACATCAGTGGTTCTTCGTACTTGCGCGCCTACGTGCATTGCGCCAAGCAAAAG GGTGGCGTCACTCTTCTCTTGCTGAACCTGCACCGAACGATGGGCTTCATGGTCTCAGTCAGGAACGACCTAAATGTCAACCTCGCAGAAGGGCAAGGGATCAGGAGGGACAGTGCCTTTGTCCATGGCCTGAAGAGGACGGTTTCTTGGGTCGGGAGCAAAGCCTCCGATGGGTTTTCCAAGAGGGAAGAGTACCATCTCTCGTCGAAAGATGGGAACCCTTTTGCCCGGACCATGCTGCTGAATGGAGCCCCTCTTGAGCTCACTGAAGATGGTGGCATCCCTTCATTGTATCCAGTGGAAGTTTCAGTTAACTCGCCAATCTATGTTGCTCCTCTGACCATTGCGTTTGTCGTCTTCCCTGACTTTGAGGCTGAAGCTTGTGGCCGATGA
- the LOC100279278 gene encoding probable galacturonosyltransferase 13-like isoform X1 produces the protein MRLVRDLYVMLDKVNSEEAPLDLKVPETFDEFIWDMKNNDYDLRSFAFKLKATMESMDKELRSSRLSEQLNKHYAAIAIPKGLYCLSLRLTDEYSSNALARKQLPPPELVPCLSDNSYFHFVLASDNILAASVVVRSTIRSSLKPERIVFHVITDKKTYPAMHSWFALNSLSPAIVEVKGVHQFDWLTQENVPVLESIETQRAARDRYHGSRRPITSANDSPRVFAAKLQAGSPTYTNVLNHIRIYMPELFPSLNKVVFLDDDVVVQHDLSPLWDIDLSGKVNGAVETCRGGDSWVMSKRFRNYLNFSHPLIAKNFDPSECAWAYGMNIFDLNAWRKTTIKDKYHHWVKENLKSNFTLWRLGTLPPGLIAFKGHVHPIDPSWHLLGLGYQEKTDISSVEQAAVIHYNGQSKPWLEIGFKHLQPFWTKYVNYSNEFLRNCHIMEPQL, from the exons ATG AGGCTTGTGAGGGATTTATATGTGATGCTTGATAAAGTAAATTCTGAGGAAGCACCTCTTGACTTGAAGGTTCCAGAAACTTTTGATGAATTTATCTGGGACATGAAGAATAATGATTATGATTTAAGGTCATTTGCTTTTAAGCTGAAGGCTACG ATGGAGAGCATGGATAAGGAATTGAGGTCATCAAGGCTATCAGAGCAGTTGAACAAGCACTATGCTGCAATTGCTATTCCTAAAGGCCTTTATTGCCTTTCATTGCGTTTAACTGATGAATACTCCTCAAATGCCCTTGCAAGGAAACAATTACCGCCCCCAGAGTTGGTGCCTTGTCTTTCAGACAACTCCTATTTCCATTTTGTGTTAGCATCAGATAACATCCTTGCAGCCTCAGTTGTGGTCAGATCAACAATTAGATCATCACTGAAGCCTGAGAGGATTGTTTTCCATGTTATTACTGATAAAAAGACCTATCCTGCCATGCATTCATGGTTTGCTTTAAATTCTCTCAGTCCTGCTATTGTTGAGGTGAAAGGTGTTCATCAATTTGATTGGTTAACACAAGAAAATGTTCCTGTACTTGAATCAATAGAAACTCAGCGCGCTGCCAGAGATCGTTACCATGGAAGTCGCCGCCCAATAACCAGTGCTAATGATAGCCCAAGGGTTTTTGCTGCCAAGCTTCAGGCAGGAAGTCCAACATATACTAATGTGCTCAATCATATTCGAATATACATGCCTGAG TTGTTCCCAAGCCTCAACAAAGTCGTATTTCTTGATGATGATGTTGTTGTCCAGCATGACCTATCACCACTTTGGGATATTGATCTATCTGGGAAGGTTAATGGCGCTGTTGAGACTTGCAGAGGTGGAGATAGTTGGGTGATGTCTAAGAGGTTCAGGAATTATTTAAACTTTTCTCATCCCCTCATTGCAAAAAACTTTGATCCTTCAGAGTGTGCTTGGGCATATGGTATGAATATTTTTGACCTGAATGCATGGAGGAAGACAACAATCAAAGACAAATACCATCATTGGGTCAAGGAG AACCTGAAGTCAAACTTCACACTTTGGAGGCTGGGAACATTACCACCAGGCCTTATAGCATTTAAAGGCCATGTTCACCCAATTGATCCATCATGGCATCTGTTAGGTTTGGGGTATCAGGAAAAGACAGATATCAGTAGTGTTGAACAAGCAGCAGTTATACATTATAACGGGCAAAGTAAACCATGGCTGGAGATTGGTTTTAAACATCTTCAGCCATTTTGGACAAAATATGTGAACTACTCAAATGAATTCTTAAGAAACTGCCATATAATGGAGCCACAGTTGTAG
- the LOC100192026 gene encoding heparanase-like protein 1 isoform X1, with product MLTISFPESILAYRDTTVIDCLIPALLPSDSGSGSMRLWSLFLLPLLCLPARVRSEDYADATVIVRGSETIASTSDEFVCATIDWWPPEKCNYDQCPWERASVLNLDLTNPLLAKAIQAFSPLRIRVGGSLQDQVLYGTPNLGLPCDPFTKVSSGLFGFSQGCITLERWDDINDMFLKTGAVVTFGLNALRGRQQTRKGVWGGPWNSSNAREFIEYTVLKNYPIDSWEFGNELSGSGVGASVSAEQYGKDLVELQTIISELYGDSNKPLVVAPGGFYDQKWFAQLLDVSGPNVLNAMTHHIYNLGAGNDPQVPNRILNPQYLSRTSDTFRSLQLTIQRHGPWSAPWVGESGGAYNSGSRLVSNTFLNSFWYLDQLGQSAKYDTKVYCRQTLIGGNYGLLDTETFVPNPDYYSALLWHQLMGTGVLSVDISGSSYLRAYVHCAKQKGGVTLLLLNLHRTMGFMVSVRNDLNVNLAEGQGIRRDSAFVHGLKRTVSWVGSKASDGFSKREEYHLSSKDGNPFARTMLLNGAPLELTEDGGIPSLYPVEVSVNSPIYVAPLTIAFVVFPDFEAEACGR from the exons ATGCTTACTATTTCTTTTCCCGAATCCATCCTGGCCTACAGAGACACCACGGTGATTGATTGTTTAATCCCGGCTCTGTTGCCTTCAGATTCAG GTTCTGGAAGCATGAGGTTATGGTCTCTCTTTCTCTTGCCTCTGCTCTGTCTACCTGCGCGGGTTCGATCAGAGGATTACGCGGATGCAACTGTCATTGTTCGAGGCTCTGAGACGATTGCTTCGACCAGTGATGAGTTTGTTTGCGCCACCATTGATTGGTGGCCTCCAGAGAAGTGTAACTACGACCAGTGTCCATGGGAAAGGGCTTCTGTCTTAAATCTG GACTTGACTAATCCTTTGCTGGCTAAAGCTATCCAAG CCTTCAGTCCGCTGCGCATCAGAGTTGGAGGCTCCTTACAAGATCAAGTGTTATATGGCACACCAAATTTAGGATTGCCATGCGACCCATTTACAAAGGTTTCAAGTGGCCTTTTTGGGTTTTCTCAAGGATGCATAACATTGGAAAGATGGGATGATATTAATGATATGTTCCTGAAAACTGG TGCAGTTGTTACATTCGGTCTCAACGCGCTTCGAGGAAGACAGCAGACAAGAAAAGGTGTCTGGGGTGGTCCCTGGAATTCTAGCAATGCTCGAGAATTCATTGAATATACCGTTTTAAAGAACTATCCTATCGATTCTTGGGAATTTG GGAATGAATTGAGCGGAAGTGGAGTTGGTGCGAGTGTGTCAGCTGAACAATATGGAAAAGATCTAGTTGAACTCCAAACCATCATCAGCGAGCTATACGGAGATTCCAACAAACCACTGGTTGTAGCCCCAGGAGGATTTTATGACCAGaaatggtttgctcagctcctcgATGTCTCCGGGCCAAATGTTCTCAACGCAATGACTCATCATATTTACAATCTTGGTGCTG GTAATGATCCACAGGTTCCAAACAGAATTTTGAACCCGCAGTATCTGAGCCGGACTTCCGACACATTCAGAAGTCTCCAACTCACCATACAGCGCCATGGACCATGGTCTGCTCCATGGGTTGGTGAATCTGGTGGTGCATATAACAGTGGCAGCCGGCTCGTGTCCAATACTTTTCTCAATAGCTTCTG GTATCTTGATCAGCTGGGTCAGTCAGCAAAGTATGACACCAAGGTCTACTGCAGACAGACGCTGATTGGTGGCAATTACGGCCTTCTTGACACCGAGACTTTCGTACCAAACCCGGATTACTACAG TGCCTTGTTGTGGCATCAGCTCATGGGGACAGGAGTTCTTTCTGTAGACATCAGTGGTTCTTCGTACTTGCGCGCCTACGTGCATTGCGCCAAGCAAAAG GGTGGCGTCACTCTTCTCTTGCTGAACCTGCACCGAACGATGGGCTTCATGGTCTCAGTCAGGAACGACCTAAATGTCAACCTCGCAGAAGGGCAAGGGATCAGGAGGGACAGTGCCTTTGTCCATGGCCTGAAGAGGACGGTTTCTTGGGTCGGGAGCAAAGCCTCCGATGGGTTTTCCAAGAGGGAAGAGTACCATCTCTCGTCGAAAGATGGGAACCCTTTTGCCCGGACCATGCTGCTGAATGGAGCCCCTCTTGAGCTCACTGAAGATGGTGGCATCCCTTCATTGTATCCAGTGGAAGTTTCAGTTAACTCGCCAATCTATGTTGCTCCTCTGACCATTGCGTTTGTCGTCTTCCCTGACTTTGAGGCTGAAGCTTGTGGCCGATGA
- the LOC100279278 gene encoding Probable galacturonosyltransferase 13-like: MQIRLSPSMRSITISTSHGLLDLMRLKVAARHFSYRTVFHTVLILAFLLPFVFILTAIMTLEGFNKCSSLDCLGRRLGPRLLGRGNDGSMRLVRDLYVMLDKVNSEEAPLDLKVPETFDEFIWDMKNNDYDLRSFAFKLKATMESMDKELRSSRLSEQLNKHYAAIAIPKGLYCLSLRLTDEYSSNALARKQLPPPELVPCLSDNSYFHFVLASDNILAASVVVRSTIRSSLKPERIVFHVITDKKTYPAMHSWFALNSLSPAIVEVKGVHQFDWLTQENVPVLESIETQRAARDRYHGSRRPITSANDSPRVFAAKLQAGSPTYTNVLNHIRIYMPELFPSLNKVVFLDDDVVVQHDLSPLWDIDLSGKVNGAVETCRGGDSWVMSKRFRNYLNFSHPLIAKNFDPSECAWAYGMNIFDLNAWRKTTIKDKYHHWVKENLKSNFTLWRLGTLPPGLIAFKGHVHPIDPSWHLLGLGYQEKTDISSVEQAAVIHYNGQSKPWLEIGFKHLQPFWTKYVNYSNEFLRNCHIMEPQL; this comes from the exons ATGCAGATCCGGCTGTCGCCGAGCATGAGGAGCATCACCATCTCCACTAGCCATGGCCTGCTAGACTTGATGAGGCTCAAGGTCGCCGCGCGACACTTTTCCTACCGCACCGTCTTCCACACCGTCCTCATCCTCGCCTTCCTCCTGCCCTTCGTCTTCATACTCACCGCCATCATGACGCTAGAGGGCTTCAACAAGTGCTCCTCACTAG ATTGTCTAGGAAGACGTTTAGGTCCGCGCCTTCTTGGTAGGGGAAACGATGGTTCCATG AGGCTTGTGAGGGATTTATATGTGATGCTTGATAAAGTAAATTCTGAGGAAGCACCTCTTGACTTGAAGGTTCCAGAAACTTTTGATGAATTTATCTGGGACATGAAGAATAATGATTATGATTTAAGGTCATTTGCTTTTAAGCTGAAGGCTACG ATGGAGAGCATGGATAAGGAATTGAGGTCATCAAGGCTATCAGAGCAGTTGAACAAGCACTATGCTGCAATTGCTATTCCTAAAGGCCTTTATTGCCTTTCATTGCGTTTAACTGATGAATACTCCTCAAATGCCCTTGCAAGGAAACAATTACCGCCCCCAGAGTTGGTGCCTTGTCTTTCAGACAACTCCTATTTCCATTTTGTGTTAGCATCAGATAACATCCTTGCAGCCTCAGTTGTGGTCAGATCAACAATTAGATCATCACTGAAGCCTGAGAGGATTGTTTTCCATGTTATTACTGATAAAAAGACCTATCCTGCCATGCATTCATGGTTTGCTTTAAATTCTCTCAGTCCTGCTATTGTTGAGGTGAAAGGTGTTCATCAATTTGATTGGTTAACACAAGAAAATGTTCCTGTACTTGAATCAATAGAAACTCAGCGCGCTGCCAGAGATCGTTACCATGGAAGTCGCCGCCCAATAACCAGTGCTAATGATAGCCCAAGGGTTTTTGCTGCCAAGCTTCAGGCAGGAAGTCCAACATATACTAATGTGCTCAATCATATTCGAATATACATGCCTGAG TTGTTCCCAAGCCTCAACAAAGTCGTATTTCTTGATGATGATGTTGTTGTCCAGCATGACCTATCACCACTTTGGGATATTGATCTATCTGGGAAGGTTAATGGCGCTGTTGAGACTTGCAGAGGTGGAGATAGTTGGGTGATGTCTAAGAGGTTCAGGAATTATTTAAACTTTTCTCATCCCCTCATTGCAAAAAACTTTGATCCTTCAGAGTGTGCTTGGGCATATGGTATGAATATTTTTGACCTGAATGCATGGAGGAAGACAACAATCAAAGACAAATACCATCATTGGGTCAAGGAG AACCTGAAGTCAAACTTCACACTTTGGAGGCTGGGAACATTACCACCAGGCCTTATAGCATTTAAAGGCCATGTTCACCCAATTGATCCATCATGGCATCTGTTAGGTTTGGGGTATCAGGAAAAGACAGATATCAGTAGTGTTGAACAAGCAGCAGTTATACATTATAACGGGCAAAGTAAACCATGGCTGGAGATTGGTTTTAAACATCTTCAGCCATTTTGGACAAAATATGTGAACTACTCAAATGAATTCTTAAGAAACTGCCATATAATGGAGCCACAGTTGTAG
- the LOC100192026 gene encoding heparanase-like protein 1 isoform X2, with the protein MRLWSLFLLPLLCLPARVRSEDYADATVIVRGSETIASTSDEFVCATIDWWPPEKCNYDQCPWERASVLNLDLTNPLLAKAIQAFSPLRIRVGGSLQDQVLYGTPNLGLPCDPFTKVSSGLFGFSQGCITLERWDDINDMFLKTGAVVTFGLNALRGRQQTRKGVWGGPWNSSNAREFIEYTVLKNYPIDSWEFGNELSGSGVGASVSAEQYGKDLVELQTIISELYGDSNKPLVVAPGGFYDQKWFAQLLDVSGPNVLNAMTHHIYNLGAGNDPQVPNRILNPQYLSRTSDTFRSLQLTIQRHGPWSAPWVGESGGAYNSGSRLVSNTFLNSFWYLDQLGQSAKYDTKVYCRQTLIGGNYGLLDTETFVPNPDYYSALLWHQLMGTGVLSVDISGSSYLRAYVHCAKQKGGVTLLLLNLHRTMGFMVSVRNDLNVNLAEGQGIRRDSAFVHGLKRTVSWVGSKASDGFSKREEYHLSSKDGNPFARTMLLNGAPLELTEDGGIPSLYPVEVSVNSPIYVAPLTIAFVVFPDFEAEACGR; encoded by the exons ATGAGGTTATGGTCTCTCTTTCTCTTGCCTCTGCTCTGTCTACCTGCGCGGGTTCGATCAGAGGATTACGCGGATGCAACTGTCATTGTTCGAGGCTCTGAGACGATTGCTTCGACCAGTGATGAGTTTGTTTGCGCCACCATTGATTGGTGGCCTCCAGAGAAGTGTAACTACGACCAGTGTCCATGGGAAAGGGCTTCTGTCTTAAATCTG GACTTGACTAATCCTTTGCTGGCTAAAGCTATCCAAG CCTTCAGTCCGCTGCGCATCAGAGTTGGAGGCTCCTTACAAGATCAAGTGTTATATGGCACACCAAATTTAGGATTGCCATGCGACCCATTTACAAAGGTTTCAAGTGGCCTTTTTGGGTTTTCTCAAGGATGCATAACATTGGAAAGATGGGATGATATTAATGATATGTTCCTGAAAACTGG TGCAGTTGTTACATTCGGTCTCAACGCGCTTCGAGGAAGACAGCAGACAAGAAAAGGTGTCTGGGGTGGTCCCTGGAATTCTAGCAATGCTCGAGAATTCATTGAATATACCGTTTTAAAGAACTATCCTATCGATTCTTGGGAATTTG GGAATGAATTGAGCGGAAGTGGAGTTGGTGCGAGTGTGTCAGCTGAACAATATGGAAAAGATCTAGTTGAACTCCAAACCATCATCAGCGAGCTATACGGAGATTCCAACAAACCACTGGTTGTAGCCCCAGGAGGATTTTATGACCAGaaatggtttgctcagctcctcgATGTCTCCGGGCCAAATGTTCTCAACGCAATGACTCATCATATTTACAATCTTGGTGCTG GTAATGATCCACAGGTTCCAAACAGAATTTTGAACCCGCAGTATCTGAGCCGGACTTCCGACACATTCAGAAGTCTCCAACTCACCATACAGCGCCATGGACCATGGTCTGCTCCATGGGTTGGTGAATCTGGTGGTGCATATAACAGTGGCAGCCGGCTCGTGTCCAATACTTTTCTCAATAGCTTCTG GTATCTTGATCAGCTGGGTCAGTCAGCAAAGTATGACACCAAGGTCTACTGCAGACAGACGCTGATTGGTGGCAATTACGGCCTTCTTGACACCGAGACTTTCGTACCAAACCCGGATTACTACAG TGCCTTGTTGTGGCATCAGCTCATGGGGACAGGAGTTCTTTCTGTAGACATCAGTGGTTCTTCGTACTTGCGCGCCTACGTGCATTGCGCCAAGCAAAAG GGTGGCGTCACTCTTCTCTTGCTGAACCTGCACCGAACGATGGGCTTCATGGTCTCAGTCAGGAACGACCTAAATGTCAACCTCGCAGAAGGGCAAGGGATCAGGAGGGACAGTGCCTTTGTCCATGGCCTGAAGAGGACGGTTTCTTGGGTCGGGAGCAAAGCCTCCGATGGGTTTTCCAAGAGGGAAGAGTACCATCTCTCGTCGAAAGATGGGAACCCTTTTGCCCGGACCATGCTGCTGAATGGAGCCCCTCTTGAGCTCACTGAAGATGGTGGCATCCCTTCATTGTATCCAGTGGAAGTTTCAGTTAACTCGCCAATCTATGTTGCTCCTCTGACCATTGCGTTTGTCGTCTTCCCTGACTTTGAGGCTGAAGCTTGTGGCCGATGA